DNA sequence from the Gemmatimonadota bacterium genome:
GGATTCCCGCCACGGTGATGAAGAAGGCGAAGATTGATGCCGATGGGGTGGATGTGGATCAGGCGCTCTCGGCTCTTGGTCGGGCATTCCCGGACGCCCGGACAGACACGACGGACGGCCTGAAGCTCGTTTTCGAGGACGAATGGGTGCATTTGCGGAAATCGAACACGGAACCCATTCTCCGGCTTCTTGCCGAGGCTCGCACGGAAGATCTTGTGGAGGCGCTGGTTCGCCGGACGCGGGAGATTGTGGAAGGAGTGCGGCCGTCCTCTTCGGGGTCGTAGTGGAGCGGGTGGGTGTGTAGACTGAACCTGGAGTCAGGCCCATGTGTGGAATCGTAGGATACATTGGATCCAACTCACCGCTTCCCGTCCTGCTGGAAGGGCTCAAGCGGCTGGAGTATCGCGGATACGACTCCGCCGGAATCAGTATTCTCAACGGCAGCGGCATCACCACGCGCAAGACGGCCGGGAAGATCGTAAACTTGGAGAAGCTGATCGCCGGGAACGGCGCGGATCTCTCCGGCACGGTCGGCATCGGGCACACGCGCTGGGCCACGCATGGCGCCCCCACCACTCGCAACGCTCACCCGCATACCGGCGCATCCGGCACGATCGCGGTGGTCCACAACGGGATCATCGAGAACTGGGAGACGCTGAAACGCCAACTGGTGGAAGCGGGCCATGTCTTTGAGACGGAGACGGACACGGAAGTTCTGACACAACTCGTGGCGCACTACTTCGACGGAGACCTGGAAGAGGCCGTTCGCCGGGCGCTGAAGCGTGTCGAAGGAACTTACGGGATTGCGGTCGTCAGTTCAGAGGATCCGGACAGGATCATTGCCGCGCGGAATGGAAGTCCCCTGGTGCTGGGCATCGGCGAGAAGGAGAACTTCGTCGCGTCGGATGTGGCGGCCATTCTTCATCACACTCGGCAGGTGATCTACCTGGACGATCACGAAATGGCGGTTGTGGAGCGGGACACCTTTGCCACAACAAGCCTCGACCGCGTCTCCGTGCAGAAGGAGATTGAGGAGATCGCGTGGGACTTGAGCGCGATCGAAAAGGGCGGCTATCCGCACTTCATGCTGAAGGAGATCTTCGAACAGCCGGAGACTGTGCGGAATGCCATGCGCGGGCGGTTCGACGAACCCACAGTGAGTGCGCACCTCGGCGGACTCAACATGAGCATCGAGGAGATGCGTGATGTTGAGCGCATCATCATTACCGCGTGCGGGACCTCGTGGCACGCGGGGCTCATTGGCGAGTACATGATGGAGGAGATGGCACGAATCCCGGTCGAGGTGGAGTACGCATCGGAGTTCCGCTACCGGAATCCCATCATCACGCCGAACACGGTCTCCGTGGCCATCAGCCAGTCCGGAGAGACCATGGATACTCTCTGGGCCATGCGCGAAGCCAAGATGAAGGGTGCAAACGCACTCGGGATCTGCAATGTCGTCGGGTCAACCATCGCCCGGGAGTCTGACGGCGGCGTGTACATTCACGCGGGTCCGGAGATCGGCGTGGCCAGCACAAAGGCATTTACGGCGCAGATTACGGTGCTGGCGCTGATGGCGCTGGCGTTTGCCCGCCTGCGCGGGCTGGACCGCGAGGTGGGGCGTCGCTTCATCTCGGAGATGCAGCTCCTGCCGGAACGGATTCAGGGAATCCTGGAGAAGAACGACGAGATTCTCAAGATCGCGGAAGAATACGCCGGGCACGACAACTTCCTCTACCTCGGGCGCGGCTACAACTTCCCCGTGGCGCTGGAGGGTGCGCTCAAACTGAAGGAGATCAGCTACATTCACGCGGAGGGTTATCCGGCGGCCGAGATGAAGCACGGCCCGATCGCGCTGATCGACAAGAACATGCCGGTGGTCTTTATCGCACCGCGTGACCGCGCTTACGAGAAGGTCATCGGGAACATCGAAGAGGTTCGTGCGCGGAGCGGCCGGGTGATCGCCATCGCGACGGAAGGGGAGACGGAGATCACGCGAAAGGCGGATCACACCATTCTGATCCCCGAGACGATTCCCTGCCTCATGCCCATTCTGTCGGTCATCCCGCTTCAGCTTCTTGCCTACCATGTGGCCGTCCTCAGGGCGTGCGATGTCGACCAACCCCGCAACCTCGCCAAGAGCGTGACCGTAGAGTAGTCCGCTCCTTGCACTCCAGGGCGTCTGGCCCTATCCTGCCGGGTCGCCGCACCGGAAGGGGGAGCCTGCTCATGGACCGACGCATTGTCTCAACGGAATCCGCGCCGTCCGCTATCGGCCCCTACAGCCAGGCGGTCTGTGCGGGCGGGTTCGTGTACACCGCCGGGCAGATCGCGCTGGATCCGGAGTCGGGCGTGCTGGTGGAAGGCGGGATGGAGGCGCAGACCGAACGCGTGATCCAGAATCTGCGGGCCGTGCTGAAAGCGGCGGGGAGTTCGCTGGACCGTGTCGTGAAGACCACGGTCTATCTGAAGGACATGGCCGATTTCCCGGCGATGAACGAAGTGTACGGGCGGCATTTTTCCACCGGACGACCCGCGCGCGCGACCGTCGCGGTCGCGGGGCTTCCGATGGGGGTTGCGGTGGAAATCGACGCCGTAGCCACCGTGGATTGACTGGTGCGCACAGGAAGGAACCGGACGGGAATGGGTAGGTTCTGGTGAACCTCGAGGACTTCAAATCCTTCCGTCGGGTGCTAAAACCATCCGAGGTGGGTTCGATTCCCACGCATTCCCGCCATTTCCGCGCGTGGGGCGGTGCCATGGCCGTTGCGGCATGGGTGCTGAGCATGGCGGCACTCTCTTCCGCCGCGGAGGTCGTGGAACCGCCGAGCCCCTTCGCCCGCGCAGTGCGCAGCGCGGTGGTGCCCGCATGGGGGCAGATGACGAATGACCGGCCCGTCAAGGCATCCGTGATCTTTGCGGTGCAGGCGTATCTGTACACCGGGATTCTGGTGGAATCCCGCCGCGCGACGGACTTTCAGTCTCGCGCGGTGAACGCCGCGGACGCCGGGACGCAAGCGTGGCTGGAGGATCGCGCGCAGGAGCATTTCAGCCGACGGAGGAACCTGGTCTTCTGGTCGATTCTGGGAGCCTTCTACAGCGCGGTGGACGCATACATTGACGCTCACCTCGGAGACTTTGAGGAGGATCTGGAGGAGAGTCGCACATTGTTCGCGGAAGTGGACCCCCACGAGGGAACCATTGCGGTGGGGATCGCGTTTTAGTTTGCAGACCGCCGGGAGAACCGCGCGGTGGCTCATTGAGCAGCGCAGACAATGATCATCCGCCGCAAAGGCGGGAGAAGCGGGGGAGGCTGCATGGCCGGACACAAGAACAGGGGGAAGCGCGGTCGGGGTTCCGCTTCCGGGAGTCCCCCCAACCGTCACTGGGAGAATGGTAAGACCATCTTCTGGGCGCTGCTCATTGCGCTCTTCATCCGCAGTTTCTTCTTCCAGGCGTTTCGCATCCCGAGCGGTTCGATGGAGGACACGCTCCTGGTGGGTGATTTCCTGCTCGTGGACAAACTGACCTACGGCGCGAAGATTCCCTTTACGGAGATTCGCCTGCCGGGCTTCCGCGATCCGAAGCGCGGGGACATCATCGTCTTCAAGGCGCCGGTGTCGAACAAGGACTACATCAAGCGGTGCGTCGCGGTCGCCGGGGAGACACTGGAACTGCGCGACGATGTTCTCCACATCGAAGATGAACCCCTGCACGAACCCTACATAGCGCTGAAGCCTTCGCTGCACTCGGACCCGAACTTCGGGCCGGTGACGGTTCCGAATGACGCCATCTTCATGATGGGCGACAACCGTCACAACAGCGCGGACAGTCGCTACTTCGGGTTTCTGGACAAGAACCGCG
Encoded proteins:
- the lepB gene encoding signal peptidase I, with the translated sequence MAGHKNRGKRGRGSASGSPPNRHWENGKTIFWALLIALFIRSFFFQAFRIPSGSMEDTLLVGDFLLVDKLTYGAKIPFTEIRLPGFRDPKRGDIIVFKAPVSNKDYIKRCVAVAGETLELRDDVLHIEDEPLHEPYIALKPSLHSDPNFGPVTVPNDAIFMMGDNRHNSADSRYFGFLDKNRVVGRAFVLYWSWSASDPPALIGGIRNKVLRTVLSLPFGKPRITRIGDWIATDYSEIYHSTGVSPADEVAEVASPADEASAGVSPADEASEVAGES
- the glmS gene encoding glutamine--fructose-6-phosphate transaminase (isomerizing) — encoded protein: MCGIVGYIGSNSPLPVLLEGLKRLEYRGYDSAGISILNGSGITTRKTAGKIVNLEKLIAGNGADLSGTVGIGHTRWATHGAPTTRNAHPHTGASGTIAVVHNGIIENWETLKRQLVEAGHVFETETDTEVLTQLVAHYFDGDLEEAVRRALKRVEGTYGIAVVSSEDPDRIIAARNGSPLVLGIGEKENFVASDVAAILHHTRQVIYLDDHEMAVVERDTFATTSLDRVSVQKEIEEIAWDLSAIEKGGYPHFMLKEIFEQPETVRNAMRGRFDEPTVSAHLGGLNMSIEEMRDVERIIITACGTSWHAGLIGEYMMEEMARIPVEVEYASEFRYRNPIITPNTVSVAISQSGETMDTLWAMREAKMKGANALGICNVVGSTIARESDGGVYIHAGPEIGVASTKAFTAQITVLALMALAFARLRGLDREVGRRFISEMQLLPERIQGILEKNDEILKIAEEYAGHDNFLYLGRGYNFPVALEGALKLKEISYIHAEGYPAAEMKHGPIALIDKNMPVVFIAPRDRAYEKVIGNIEEVRARSGRVIAIATEGETEITRKADHTILIPETIPCLMPILSVIPLQLLAYHVAVLRACDVDQPRNLAKSVTVE
- a CDS encoding RidA family protein — encoded protein: MDRRIVSTESAPSAIGPYSQAVCAGGFVYTAGQIALDPESGVLVEGGMEAQTERVIQNLRAVLKAAGSSLDRVVKTTVYLKDMADFPAMNEVYGRHFSTGRPARATVAVAGLPMGVAVEIDAVATVD
- a CDS encoding DUF5683 domain-containing protein, which gives rise to MAVAAWVLSMAALSSAAEVVEPPSPFARAVRSAVVPAWGQMTNDRPVKASVIFAVQAYLYTGILVESRRATDFQSRAVNAADAGTQAWLEDRAQEHFSRRRNLVFWSILGAFYSAVDAYIDAHLGDFEEDLEESRTLFAEVDPHEGTIAVGIAF